In Nicotiana tabacum cultivar K326 chromosome 2, ASM71507v2, whole genome shotgun sequence, the following proteins share a genomic window:
- the LOC107788371 gene encoding short-chain dehydrogenase TIC 32 B, chloroplastic-like isoform X2 — translation MRNVHVVIAARNMEAADEAKQRILKDNNAARVDIEKLDLSSIRSVKAFADNFKALNLPLNILINNAGIMFCPFQLSGDGIEMQFATNHLGHFYLTNLLLDKMKETAKASGIQGRIVNLSSVAHLCPYKEGIRFHKINNKRSYQDKLAYGQSKLANILHANELSRRLQEEEANINVNSVHPGLIMTNLMRHSALLMRILRAFTCFLWKNVPQGAATTCYVALHPRLKGVTGKYFHDCNEYKPSKLARDEALARNLWDFSNNLVNATLKT, via the exons ATGAGGAATGTCCATGTGGTTATTGCAGCAAGAAATATGGAGGCTGCAGATGAAGCAAAACAGCGTATTCTCAAGGACAATAATGCTGCTCGCGTTGATATTGAGAAACTTGACCTGAGTTCAATTAGATCTGTCAAGGCATTTGCTGATAATTTCAAAGCACTTAACCTTCCTCTCAACATCTTAAT TAACAATGCAGGTATTATGTTTTGTCCATTTCAGCTTTCCGGAGATGGCATAGAGATGCAATTCGCCACAAATCATCTAG GTCACTTCTACTTGACTAATCTTCTTCTAGACAAAATGAAGGAAACAGCAAAAGCTAGTGGTATTCAGGGTAGGATTGTGAACTTGTCATCAGTAGCTCACCTTTGCCCATATAAAGAAGGAATAAGATTTCACAAGATCAATAACAAGAGAAG TTATCAAGACAAACTAGCATACGGGCAATCCAAATTAGCCAATATATTACATGCCAATGAACTTTCTCGCCGCTTGCAG GAAGAAGAAGCAAATATAAATGTCAACTCAGTGCATCCAGGTTTAATAATGACAAACCTCATGAGGCATTCTGCTCTTTTGATGA GAATTTTAAGGGCTTTCACTTGTTTCCTGTGGAAGAATGTTCCTCAG GGAGCAGCTACAACATGCTATGTTGCCCTCCATCCAAGACTGAAGGGGGTGACAGGAAAGTACTTCCATGACTGCAACGAGTACAAGCCAAGCAAGCTAGCACGAGACGAAGCTTTAGCACGTAACCTTTGGGATTTCAGCAACAACTTGGTTAATGCAACTCTAAAGACTTGA
- the LOC107788371 gene encoding short-chain dehydrogenase TIC 32 B, chloroplastic-like isoform X1 encodes MFRLITGRPGPSGFGSASTAEQVTNGIDGSNLTAIVTGGASGIGLETARVLAMRNVHVVIAARNMEAADEAKQRILKDNNAARVDIEKLDLSSIRSVKAFADNFKALNLPLNILINNAGIMFCPFQLSGDGIEMQFATNHLGHFYLTNLLLDKMKETAKASGIQGRIVNLSSVAHLCPYKEGIRFHKINNKRSYQDKLAYGQSKLANILHANELSRRLQEEEANINVNSVHPGLIMTNLMRHSALLMRILRAFTCFLWKNVPQGAATTCYVALHPRLKGVTGKYFHDCNEYKPSKLARDEALARNLWDFSNNLVNATLKT; translated from the exons ATGTTTAGGTTGATAACAGGTAGACCAGGTCCAAGTGGTTTTGGATCAGCTTCCACTGCTGAGCAAGTTACTAATGGCATTGATGGCTCCAATCTTACAGCCATTGTTACTG GAGGTGCAAGTGGCATTGGTTTAGAGACAGCAAGAGTTTTAGCAATGAGGAATGTCCATGTGGTTATTGCAGCAAGAAATATGGAGGCTGCAGATGAAGCAAAACAGCGTATTCTCAAGGACAATAATGCTGCTCGCGTTGATATTGAGAAACTTGACCTGAGTTCAATTAGATCTGTCAAGGCATTTGCTGATAATTTCAAAGCACTTAACCTTCCTCTCAACATCTTAAT TAACAATGCAGGTATTATGTTTTGTCCATTTCAGCTTTCCGGAGATGGCATAGAGATGCAATTCGCCACAAATCATCTAG GTCACTTCTACTTGACTAATCTTCTTCTAGACAAAATGAAGGAAACAGCAAAAGCTAGTGGTATTCAGGGTAGGATTGTGAACTTGTCATCAGTAGCTCACCTTTGCCCATATAAAGAAGGAATAAGATTTCACAAGATCAATAACAAGAGAAG TTATCAAGACAAACTAGCATACGGGCAATCCAAATTAGCCAATATATTACATGCCAATGAACTTTCTCGCCGCTTGCAG GAAGAAGAAGCAAATATAAATGTCAACTCAGTGCATCCAGGTTTAATAATGACAAACCTCATGAGGCATTCTGCTCTTTTGATGA GAATTTTAAGGGCTTTCACTTGTTTCCTGTGGAAGAATGTTCCTCAG GGAGCAGCTACAACATGCTATGTTGCCCTCCATCCAAGACTGAAGGGGGTGACAGGAAAGTACTTCCATGACTGCAACGAGTACAAGCCAAGCAAGCTAGCACGAGACGAAGCTTTAGCACGTAACCTTTGGGATTTCAGCAACAACTTGGTTAATGCAACTCTAAAGACTTGA